A section of the Campylobacter lanienae NCTC 13004 genome encodes:
- a CDS encoding AMP-binding protein — translation MIEFLENYKELIAQAIGGLKTLGVKSVKIYLEDSNDFIVAFFASLSLDLKPLILSSNFSDDDGRFLIDDLGKILSTSSSKFEIDEYAKFYLKTSGSSGEAKLIEKSLYQMKLEALVLKDSFEFGDEFLASVSHQHMFGLTFKIFLPLVLGAKIEPKFLNYPEFIYEKEPNNHTLISSPTILKALLQSNKKELLAKLKNIIYAGGRLEDSLKNEINKLATCINIYGSTETGVVAFEINSGFRAINGVKLSTQDGVLIVSSPWCECFKTSDLAAVDGDKLTLLGRIDRIVKINEKRISLDSVEQVILSNELIEDCVCVLSETKERISAIITLSQKGKERFRNDGKIAIINALKSDLRAEFENNIRYFKIVPKIERNQQGKLPKIVADELLNTKYKFEFTKESLSETNAVFKAFVGYELFYFDGHFLDFALVPGFIQIECVMELAKNLGLDLAHTNKIETMKFNSFLRPGDIAKFELNIKSNKLYFNIFANDKPCASGRICIN, via the coding sequence ATGATAGAGTTTTTAGAAAACTACAAAGAGCTTATTGCTCAAGCAATTGGCGGCTTAAAAACGCTTGGCGTTAAGAGTGTGAAAATTTATTTAGAAGATAGCAACGACTTCATCGTAGCATTTTTTGCCTCGCTTTCGCTGGACTTAAAGCCGCTTATTTTAAGCTCAAATTTCAGCGATGATGATGGACGATTTTTGATCGATGATTTAGGTAAAATTTTATCAACTTCATCAAGTAAATTTGAGATTGATGAATATGCCAAGTTTTATCTTAAGACTTCTGGCAGTAGTGGAGAGGCAAAATTAATAGAAAAATCCCTCTATCAGATGAAATTAGAAGCCCTAGTGCTCAAAGATAGCTTTGAGTTTGGTGATGAGTTTTTAGCCAGTGTTTCTCATCAACATATGTTTGGGCTGACATTTAAAATTTTCTTACCATTAGTTTTAGGTGCTAAAATAGAGCCTAAATTTCTTAATTATCCAGAGTTTATCTATGAAAAAGAGCCAAATAACCACACTCTAATAAGCTCCCCAACTATATTAAAAGCACTTTTACAAAGTAATAAAAAAGAGCTTTTAGCCAAGCTTAAAAATATAATCTACGCTGGTGGTAGATTAGAAGATAGTCTAAAAAATGAGATTAATAAGCTTGCAACTTGTATAAATATCTATGGTAGTACAGAAACGGGCGTTGTGGCCTTTGAGATAAATAGTGGATTTAGAGCGATTAATGGGGTAAAATTAAGCACCCAAGATGGCGTTTTAATAGTTAGTTCGCCATGGTGTGAGTGCTTTAAAACTAGTGATTTGGCGGCTGTAGATGGCGATAAACTCACGCTTTTAGGTAGGATTGATAGGATAGTAAAAATCAATGAAAAACGAATAAGCCTTGATAGCGTTGAGCAAGTTATTTTATCAAATGAGCTTATAGAGGATTGCGTTTGTGTTTTGAGTGAAACAAAAGAGCGTATAAGTGCGATAATAACCCTAAGTCAAAAGGGTAAAGAGAGATTTAGAAATGATGGTAAAATAGCGATTATCAATGCTTTAAAAAGCGATTTGAGAGCTGAGTTTGAAAACAATATAAGGTATTTTAAAATAGTCCCCAAAATAGAGCGAAATCAGCAGGGCAAACTACCTAAAATTGTGGCTGATGAATTGCTAAATACTAAGTATAAATTTGAATTTACCAAAGAGAGTTTAAGCGAGACAAACGCTGTATTTAAGGCATTTGTCGGTTATGAGTTATTCTATTTTGATGGGCATTTTTTGGATTTTGCGTTGGTGCCTGGATTTATACAAATTGAGTGCGTGATGGAATTAGCCAAAAATCTTGGGCTTGATTTGGCCCATACAAATAAAATCGAAACTATGAAATTCAATAGCTTTTTACGCCCTGGTGATATTGCGAAATTCGAGTTAAATATCAAATCAAATAAGCTATATTTCAATATTTTTGCTAATGATAAACCTTGTGCAAGTGGTAGAATATGTATAAATTAG
- a CDS encoding acyl carrier protein, whose protein sequence is MTQNEIFGILKNALITLFEIDEAKITPQSLIYEDLGIDSIDAVDLIDYVKKQTGYRLLPEDFKNVKTLEDIAIIVSKKLADN, encoded by the coding sequence ATGACTCAAAATGAGATATTTGGAATTTTAAAAAACGCATTAATCACGCTTTTTGAGATAGACGAAGCCAAAATCACGCCGCAAAGCTTGATTTATGAAGATTTGGGTATTGATAGCATTGATGCGGTTGATCTTATAGATTATGTCAAAAAGCAAACGGGATATCGCTTGTTGCCAGAAGACTTTAAAAATGTTAAAACACTTGAAGATATCGCAATAATAGTGTCAAAAAAGCTTGCTGATAATTAA
- a CDS encoding phosphopantetheine-binding protein produces MIDEVKEFIIESLNLSDIRPNDIDENAPLFNDGLGLDSVDALELGLAITKRYGIVLDSKSKNLEEIFANVSNLAKFIKENRK; encoded by the coding sequence ATGATAGATGAGGTTAAGGAATTTATAATTGAAAGCTTGAATCTTTCAGATATTAGGCCTAATGATATAGATGAGAATGCGCCACTTTTTAATGATGGATTAGGGCTTGATAGCGTTGATGCCTTAGAGCTTGGACTTGCTATTACAAAGCGTTATGGCATAGTTCTTGATAGCAAAAGCAAGAATTTAGAAGAGATATTTGCTAATGTTAGTAATTTAGCGAAGTTTATCAAGGAGAATAGAAAATGA
- a CDS encoding lysophospholipid acyltransferase family protein, producing the protein MQLLRILRVAFLYSSFGFICLFGDLLFMPIVLLKFNKFEFVQRFCRKLVRLSWGIFIWLCKISGYLKVQFDASSLGKSGEIIIANHPSLLDVVFFLSSVKNLNCVVKGELGKNIFLAFAIKACGYISNEDNEKLLKQSLNSLENGESLLIFPEGTRTKDDIIFHKAPFFIAIKAAKILTPVIIEMRPRSLRKNESWFSVPSERISYKFKIENSLNLAEFLADKPDPIRVRRLQDEILKIYKELR; encoded by the coding sequence ATGCAACTATTGAGAATTTTAAGAGTGGCGTTTTTATACTCATCGTTTGGATTTATATGTCTATTTGGTGATCTGCTTTTTATGCCGATTGTGCTTTTGAAATTTAATAAATTTGAGTTTGTGCAGAGGTTTTGTCGTAAGCTTGTTAGGTTATCTTGGGGGATTTTTATATGGCTTTGTAAGATTAGTGGCTATTTAAAAGTCCAGTTTGATGCTAGTAGTTTAGGCAAGAGTGGGGAGATTATCATCGCTAATCATCCATCGCTGCTTGATGTTGTATTTTTTTTAAGTAGTGTGAAGAATTTAAATTGCGTTGTTAAGGGTGAGCTTGGAAAAAATATATTTTTAGCTTTTGCTATAAAAGCTTGTGGATATATCTCAAATGAAGATAACGAAAAGCTCTTAAAACAAAGCCTAAATAGCTTAGAAAATGGCGAAAGTTTGCTGATATTTCCAGAAGGCACTCGCACAAAAGATGATATAATTTTTCATAAGGCGCCATTTTTTATAGCGATTAAAGCGGCGAAAATTTTGACGCCTGTTATCATAGAGATGAGGCCACGAAGCCTTAGGAAAAATGAGAGTTGGTTTAGTGTGCCAAGTGAGCGTATTAGCTATAAATTTAAGATCGAAAATAGCTTGAATTTGGCTGAATTTTTGGCTGATAAACCAGATCCGATTAGGGTTAGGCGATTACAAGATGAAATTTTAAAAATTTATAAGGAGTTAAGATGA
- a CDS encoding beta-ketoacyl synthase chain length factor, which produces MISFNISDFRAISFNLGGGYDRQPDISRVAPISRRRLSQCAKFCVDITSQIKLDMPIVFSSYFGETNRCLDLLNVLKSEVSPTAFSLSVLNATPAMLSIEAKNNSPVFAISAMASLEYAIINALKFQKAFVISYFEGANKDYYKNDPFAVAIGMMITTGDKFSLKFSPDNRTANYSEICFLENYGKNSSWCSFDGALKWEYRCNY; this is translated from the coding sequence GTGATAAGCTTTAATATATCAGATTTTAGGGCAATTAGCTTTAATCTTGGTGGGGGGTATGATCGCCAGCCTGATATTTCTAGGGTGGCTCCCATCTCTCGCCGCAGACTTAGTCAGTGTGCTAAATTTTGTGTGGATATCACAAGCCAAATTAAGCTTGATATGCCTATTGTTTTTAGCTCTTATTTTGGCGAGACAAATCGTTGTTTGGATCTATTAAATGTACTAAAAAGCGAAGTTTCACCAACGGCTTTTAGCCTTTCAGTATTAAATGCGACCCCTGCTATGCTAAGCATAGAAGCTAAAAATAATAGTCCAGTATTTGCTATATCGGCAATGGCGAGCCTTGAGTATGCTATTATAAATGCTTTGAAATTTCAAAAAGCCTTTGTAATTAGCTACTTTGAAGGGGCTAATAAGGATTATTATAAAAATGATCCATTTGCCGTTGCTATCGGTATGATGATTACAACAGGGGATAAATTTAGCTTAAAATTTAGCCCGGATAATAGAACTGCAAATTATAGTGAAATTTGCTTTTTAGAAAATTATGGCAAAAATAGCTCATGGTGTAGCTTTGACGGGGCGTTAAAATGGGAGTATAGATGCAACTATTGA
- a CDS encoding excinuclease ABC subunit A: MKKFLVFAIAVLFLTGCGVADKSKVVREDGSNEIVRYSIKDALNSPLAKEKLPSDIKFVFGASQGKVIKQGLVSNKKTNGVGKDNEAACQRAFISALISFADSAKKENATKVVNLTSYFKKQEFKSTTEYECAIGNIMTGVALKGDIAK, encoded by the coding sequence ATGAAAAAATTTTTAGTTTTTGCTATAGCAGTTCTATTTTTAACAGGTTGTGGCGTAGCCGATAAGTCAAAGGTTGTAAGAGAAGATGGTTCAAATGAGATTGTCCGCTACTCTATCAAAGATGCGCTAAATTCACCACTTGCAAAAGAGAAGTTGCCAAGTGATATTAAATTTGTTTTTGGTGCTTCACAAGGCAAGGTGATTAAACAAGGTCTAGTCTCAAATAAAAAGACAAATGGAGTTGGCAAGGATAATGAAGCAGCTTGCCAAAGAGCCTTTATCTCAGCACTTATAAGCTTTGCCGATAGTGCAAAAAAAGAGAATGCCACTAAGGTTGTGAATTTGACAAGCTACTTTAAAAAGCAAGAATTTAAAAGTACAACCGAGTATGAATGTGCTATTGGCAATATAATGACCGGGGTGGCCTTAAAAGGCGATATTGCGAAGTGA
- a CDS encoding beta-ketoacyl-ACP synthase has protein sequence MLNRVFVSGYGFVSAFGKSWIEFKTALDKNKSAIRYMSEWDKYKDLMTKIAAPIDGYKPPKEWDRKQLRSLGRVSQYAVEAAGLAIKNAGLNNSDISKFGVASGSSTGSTDAIASMARLLLDGQSDCNANTYIKMMPHTTAANIALFYKLTGRIIPTSSACTSASHAIGYAYESIKYGICEAMIAGGAEELCASEAYVFDTLYATSTKNDTPESTPAPFDVNRDGLVLGEGGAYVILESEDSLKRRGGRAIAEVVGFGSTCDGTHITRPNSQTMKEAMEFALKDAKISSSNIGYINAHATATKHGDIAESIATNELFGSNIAISSLKGHIGHTLGACGAIEAIASIMMMNENEFYPTRNLKNIDNECAKLNYLREKTMINTQFVMSNNFAFGGVNTSLIFKKL, from the coding sequence ATGCTAAATAGGGTTTTTGTAAGTGGATATGGCTTTGTAAGCGCCTTTGGTAAAAGCTGGATAGAGTTTAAAACCGCTCTTGATAAGAATAAGAGCGCCATAAGATACATGAGCGAGTGGGATAAATATAAAGATTTAATGACTAAAATCGCAGCGCCCATAGATGGCTACAAACCGCCAAAAGAGTGGGATAGAAAGCAGCTTCGCTCACTTGGGCGTGTATCACAATACGCAGTAGAAGCGGCTGGGCTTGCTATAAAAAATGCTGGTTTAAATAATAGCGATATATCCAAATTTGGCGTTGCTAGCGGTAGCAGCACAGGAAGCACCGATGCGATAGCCTCAATGGCAAGGCTTTTATTAGATGGACAGAGTGATTGTAACGCAAATACCTATATAAAGATGATGCCACACACAACAGCGGCCAATATAGCTCTATTTTATAAATTAACAGGGCGTATTATCCCAACTTCAAGCGCTTGTACTAGTGCGTCTCACGCTATTGGCTATGCGTATGAGAGTATAAAATATGGAATTTGTGAAGCTATGATAGCAGGTGGGGCCGAGGAGCTTTGTGCTAGTGAGGCCTATGTCTTTGATACACTCTATGCTACTAGCACCAAAAATGATACGCCAGAATCTACCCCGGCTCCATTTGATGTCAATAGGGATGGCTTGGTGCTTGGAGAGGGTGGAGCCTATGTGATTTTAGAGAGTGAAGATAGCCTAAAAAGGCGTGGTGGTAGGGCGATTGCTGAAGTAGTAGGCTTTGGCTCTACTTGTGATGGGACTCATATCACACGCCCAAATTCTCAAACTATGAAAGAGGCGATGGAATTCGCCCTTAAAGATGCGAAAATCTCATCAAGCAATATAGGCTATATCAATGCTCACGCTACAGCTACAAAGCATGGCGATATAGCTGAGAGTATCGCTACAAATGAGCTTTTTGGCTCAAATATAGCTATAAGTTCATTAAAGGGGCATATCGGCCATACTCTTGGTGCGTGCGGTGCTATCGAGGCGATTGCTAGTATAATGATGATGAATGAAAATGAATTTTATCCAACTCGCAATTTAAAAAATATAGATAATGAGTGCGCTAAACTCAACTATCTAAGAGAAAAAACTATGATAAATACGCAGTTTGTTATGAGTAATAACTTTGCTTTTGGTGGGGTAAATACTAGTTTGATATTTAAAAAACTTTAA
- the fabG gene encoding 3-oxoacyl-ACP reductase FabG — translation MLNRVLITGSSRGIGRAIALRLGKAGYKVVINARSDSDELKSLENELEESFGSKLIFDVSDTEQSRKVITDDIEKNGAFYAIILNAGITADNTFVALSENEWKGVIDVNLHSFYNVLNPSLMPLIRTKKPGRVVAITSVSGVIGNRGQSNYAASKAGVDGAIKSLAIELASRNITVNSIACGVIQTDMTSDINEDFIKFAVPAKRAGSVDEVSGVVEFLLSKDASYITRQVIGVNGGLC, via the coding sequence ATGCTAAATAGAGTTTTGATAACAGGTAGTTCTAGGGGTATTGGTAGGGCTATAGCTTTGCGCCTTGGTAAGGCTGGATATAAGGTTGTGATAAATGCCAGAAGCGATAGTGATGAGTTAAAAAGCTTAGAAAATGAGCTTGAGGAGAGTTTTGGCAGTAAGCTTATATTTGATGTTAGTGATACTGAGCAATCTCGTAAGGTTATAACAGATGATATCGAGAAAAATGGAGCATTTTACGCTATTATCTTAAATGCAGGAATCACAGCCGATAATACCTTTGTAGCTTTAAGCGAAAATGAGTGGAAGGGGGTAATTGATGTGAATTTACATAGTTTTTATAATGTTTTAAATCCAAGTTTAATGCCTCTAATCCGCACTAAAAAGCCAGGCCGAGTAGTCGCCATAACATCAGTTAGTGGTGTTATAGGCAATAGAGGCCAAAGCAACTACGCTGCGAGCAAGGCCGGAGTCGATGGGGCTATCAAAAGCCTAGCTATAGAGCTTGCTAGTCGCAATATAACAGTAAATTCAATAGCTTGTGGAGTGATACAAACTGATATGACAAGCGATATAAATGAAGATTTCATCAAATTTGCAGTCCCAGCTAAGCGTGCTGGTAGCGTAGATGAGGTGAGTGGCGTGGTTGAGTTTTTGCTTAGTAAAGATGCGAGTTATATCACAAGGCAGGTTATAGGAGTAAATGGCGGATTATGCTAA
- a CDS encoding thioester dehydrase, translating to MRVKLPHSGDMVLIDEVVEFGDGFIEVKGVIKPQNAFLDGGVFHTYKAIEMMAQSLGAYKGIWSQDKFRVGFLLSARDFEIYKNSLNIGDEVVIKSAVSIQDESGFGVWQSEIWLKDELVAKATLSVLSPSKEQFLELKNAK from the coding sequence ATGAGAGTTAAGTTGCCTCATAGTGGGGATATGGTTTTGATAGATGAGGTGGTCGAATTTGGCGATGGATTTATCGAGGTTAAAGGGGTTATAAAACCGCAAAATGCCTTTTTGGATGGCGGGGTGTTTCATACCTATAAGGCTATTGAGATGATGGCGCAAAGCCTTGGGGCTTATAAGGGGATTTGGAGTCAGGATAAATTTAGAGTTGGATTTTTACTTAGTGCTAGGGATTTTGAAATTTATAAAAATAGCCTAAATATCGGGGATGAAGTGGTGATAAAATCAGCCGTTTCTATACAAGATGAGAGTGGTTTTGGCGTTTGGCAGAGTGAAATTTGGCTTAAAGATGAGCTAGTAGCTAAGGCTACTTTGAGTGTTTTAAGTCCTAGCAAAGAGCAGTTTTTGGAGTTGAAAAATGCTAAATAG
- a CDS encoding beta-ketoacyl synthase N-terminal-like domain-containing protein: MYLSLPRIFSPFGDEDALFNACCDGKRAFKKENFINKDMLVGKIDLSLPNFSHNTPKMYQTRTNQILLATILALENEIKNAIKRYGKDRIGVVIGTTTAGMEENYEAFRDGGFCSDKFIMGRNALSNPANFVREFLGLESLSMGVSTACTSGIKAFESARNFIKLDLCDAVIVGGVDSLSSLTLLGFDSLGVLSDNPSRPFCKDRDGINIGEAAAAFLMCRDKISDYRLKMVETNCDAFHITQPNPEATEQIKLINSLTSKYKIDYINAHATGTQANEIMESKAIFNTLADTPTSGIKANIGHTLGAAGAVEAGICLMAIKNQMIPMQILDELDGDLLPINLATKSTKSVIKNCLNLSFAFGGDNAGMVVGVDDES, from the coding sequence ATGTATCTTAGCCTACCACGAATTTTTAGCCCCTTTGGGGATGAAGATGCACTTTTTAATGCTTGTTGTGATGGCAAAAGAGCATTTAAAAAAGAGAATTTTATAAATAAAGATATGCTAGTTGGCAAAATAGATCTATCCTTGCCAAATTTCAGCCATAATACACCCAAAATGTATCAAACCAGAACCAATCAAATTCTCCTAGCTACTATTTTGGCTTTAGAAAATGAGATAAAAAACGCTATTAAAAGATATGGCAAAGATCGTATCGGCGTGGTGATCGGTACTACTACAGCTGGCATGGAGGAGAATTATGAGGCTTTTAGAGATGGGGGATTTTGTAGTGATAAATTTATAATGGGTAGAAACGCCCTATCTAATCCGGCTAATTTTGTGCGTGAGTTTTTGGGGCTTGAATCGCTTAGTATGGGAGTTTCTACTGCTTGTACTTCTGGGATTAAGGCATTTGAGAGCGCTAGGAATTTTATAAAATTAGATCTTTGTGATGCTGTGATTGTAGGCGGGGTTGATAGTTTAAGCTCGCTTACTTTACTTGGATTTGACTCGCTTGGTGTCTTATCAGATAACCCATCTAGGCCATTTTGCAAAGATAGAGATGGTATAAATATTGGCGAGGCGGCGGCTGCGTTTTTAATGTGTCGTGATAAAATTTCAGATTATAGATTAAAGATGGTTGAGACAAATTGCGATGCTTTTCATATCACGCAGCCAAATCCAGAGGCGACAGAGCAGATAAAGCTTATAAATAGCCTAACTTCAAAATACAAAATTGATTATATTAACGCACACGCAACAGGCACACAAGCAAATGAGATAATGGAGTCAAAAGCGATTTTTAACACCTTAGCTGATACCCCAACTAGTGGTATAAAGGCAAATATCGGTCATACTTTGGGCGCTGCTGGTGCGGTGGAAGCTGGAATTTGTCTAATGGCGATAAAAAACCAAATGATCCCTATGCAAATTCTAGATGAGCTTGATGGCGATCTTTTGCCGATAAATTTGGCCACCAAAAGCACTAAAAGTGTGATAAAAAACTGCTTGAATCTCTCATTTGCCTTTGGCGGAGATAACGCTGGTATGGTGGTTGGAGTAGATGATGAGAGTTAA
- a CDS encoding NAD(P)/FAD-dependent oxidoreductase, with protein sequence MKNVDVLIIGAGPSGSISSALLRKNGFKIYCVEKEQFPRFVIGESLLPNCMNYLEEAGFLDAVNRYGFQYKNGASFSWGDEYRYFDFCDKSTPGYGTTFQVIRSEFDKLLIDEAIKQGVEVSFNTEAKNIDFQKDFVLTTLSNGEVVKSKFIVDASGYSRVLPTLLGLEVKSHLSEKKAYFTHITDNITEPLYDRNKILITTHPEYRGVWFWLIPFSNGRCSIGVVGEDKYIKIENLNELETLKSHVYKAPLLNRLLKNAIWDTPARYIQGYSKNVSQLYGDRFIMLGNATEFLDPVFSSGVTIAMHSASLASKCLNKILKDEPCDLEKEYAKPLMMGVNAFRTYVEGWYNTKFQDVIYNGKNQTIKRNICSVLAGYAWDESNPYVSRSDEALNALWEYCR encoded by the coding sequence GTGAAAAATGTCGATGTGCTAATCATAGGTGCTGGCCCTAGCGGATCAATAAGTAGTGCTTTGCTGCGTAAAAATGGTTTTAAAATTTACTGCGTTGAAAAAGAGCAATTCCCACGCTTTGTGATAGGGGAGAGCTTGTTGCCAAATTGTATGAATTACTTAGAAGAAGCGGGATTTTTGGATGCGGTAAATAGATATGGCTTTCAGTATAAAAATGGCGCTTCTTTTAGTTGGGGCGATGAGTATCGATATTTTGATTTTTGTGATAAGAGCACTCCTGGATATGGGACGACTTTTCAGGTGATAAGAAGCGAATTTGATAAGCTTTTGATAGATGAAGCGATCAAGCAAGGCGTTGAAGTGAGCTTTAATACCGAAGCTAAAAATATAGACTTTCAAAAGGATTTTGTGCTTACGACACTTAGTAATGGGGAGGTTGTAAAATCGAAATTTATAGTAGATGCTAGCGGGTATTCTCGTGTGTTGCCTACGCTTTTGGGGCTTGAAGTAAAGAGCCATTTGAGCGAGAAAAAGGCCTATTTCACTCATATTACAGATAATATCACAGAGCCACTATATGATAGAAATAAAATTCTAATCACAACTCACCCAGAGTATAGAGGTGTTTGGTTTTGGCTTATACCATTTAGTAATGGTAGATGTAGTATAGGTGTGGTTGGTGAAGATAAGTATATTAAAATAGAAAATTTAAATGAGCTTGAGACGCTAAAATCCCATGTCTATAAAGCACCTTTGCTAAATAGATTATTAAAAAATGCTATTTGGGACACGCCAGCTAGATATATCCAAGGATATTCTAAAAATGTTAGCCAACTCTATGGCGATAGATTTATAATGCTTGGCAATGCGACTGAATTTTTAGATCCAGTATTTAGCTCTGGAGTAACAATCGCTATGCACTCAGCCTCACTAGCTTCAAAATGCCTAAATAAAATTTTAAAAGATGAGCCTTGTGATTTAGAAAAAGAGTATGCAAAGCCGCTGATGATGGGGGTAAATGCCTTTAGAACTTATGTAGAGGGCTGGTATAATACCAAATTCCAAGATGTAATCTACAATGGCAAAAATCAAACCATAAAGCGAAATATATGCTCTGTCTTAGCTGGTTATGCGTGGGATGAGAGCAATCCTTATGTTAGTAGAAGCGATGAAGCGTTAAATGCGCTTTGGGAGTATTGTAGGTGA
- a CDS encoding 4'-phosphopantetheinyl transferase family protein produces the protein MKIEIYISQRAINNFKLYKKDKRRLKKHRNLKGNSGFIISRALKWRFKLKDHICISHKKNIAAIARCKGKIGIDIEELKSRNFDSVVEFCFNDDERALWQRSSDKILEFYKIWTAKEAFIKFNGLNFSDLKVANYNHISTNLNLNFFIFNNYLITIVTTKSKFNKNQIILIYF, from the coding sequence ATGAAAATTGAAATTTACATATCTCAAAGAGCAATTAACAATTTTAAACTATATAAAAAAGATAAGCGAAGATTAAAAAAGCATAGAAATTTAAAGGGCAATAGCGGCTTTATAATATCTAGAGCTTTAAAATGGCGATTTAAATTAAAAGATCATATCTGTATATCACATAAGAAAAATATAGCCGCCATCGCTCGTTGTAAGGGCAAAATCGGGATTGATATCGAAGAGTTAAAAAGTAGAAATTTTGATTCAGTGGTGGAATTTTGCTTTAATGATGACGAGAGGGCATTATGGCAAAGATCAAGCGATAAAATTTTGGAATTTTATAAGATTTGGACAGCCAAAGAGGCTTTTATAAAGTTTAATGGATTGAATTTTTCAGATTTAAAAGTGGCAAATTATAACCATATCTCTACTAATTTAAACTTAAATTTTTTCATATTTAATAATTATTTAATCACAATAGTAACAACTAAGTCTAAATTTAATAAAAATCAGATTATTTTAATCTATTTTTAA